A genome region from Bradyrhizobium commune includes the following:
- a CDS encoding ABC transporter substrate-binding protein has translation MRIRLSTCLAVLALASFAIPARAETVVRYGISMADIPLTTGQPDRGAGAYQFTAYTIYDPLVAWEMDVADRPGKLVPGLATEWKVDDNDKTKWRFSLRKGVKFHDGSEFNADAVIWNLDKVLNDKAPQFDKRQSAQVKTRLPSVASYAKIDDSTVEITTKTVDSFFPYQMLWFLVSSPAQYEKLGKDWDKFASQPSGTGPFKLTKLVPRELAELTKNPDYWNKKRIPKVDKLVLVPMPEALTRTNALLAGQVDLIETPAPDAVPQLKAAGMKIVDNVTPHVWNYHLSVLPGSPWTDIRLRKALNLAIDREGVVGLMNGLAKPAKGQVDPSSPWFGKPTFELKYDLAAAKKLVEEAGYSKEKPLKTTFIIAQGGTGQMLSLPMNEFLQQSFKEIGIDIDFKVVELETLYTHWRKGAADEINAGITANNIAYVTSDPLYAIVRFFASDQMAPVGVNWGGYKNPKVDALITEAKQTFDTAKQDELIAQAHALIVDDAALVWVVHDTNPHALSPKIKQFVQAQHWFQDLTTIGVE, from the coding sequence ATGCGTATCCGTCTATCGACCTGTCTCGCCGTGCTTGCGCTGGCGTCGTTCGCAATCCCGGCGCGCGCCGAAACGGTGGTGCGCTACGGCATCTCCATGGCGGATATTCCGCTGACGACCGGCCAGCCCGATCGCGGCGCCGGCGCCTATCAGTTCACAGCGTACACGATCTACGATCCGCTGGTCGCGTGGGAGATGGACGTCGCTGACCGTCCGGGAAAGCTGGTGCCCGGGCTCGCCACCGAATGGAAGGTCGATGACAACGACAAGACAAAGTGGCGCTTCAGCTTGCGCAAGGGTGTGAAGTTTCACGACGGCAGCGAGTTCAACGCCGATGCGGTGATCTGGAATCTCGACAAGGTCCTGAACGACAAGGCGCCGCAATTCGACAAGCGCCAGAGCGCGCAGGTGAAGACCCGCCTGCCCTCGGTCGCGAGCTACGCCAAGATCGACGATTCCACCGTGGAGATCACCACCAAGACGGTGGACTCGTTCTTTCCCTATCAAATGCTGTGGTTCCTGGTGTCGAGCCCGGCGCAATATGAAAAGCTCGGCAAGGATTGGGACAAGTTTGCGAGCCAGCCCTCCGGCACCGGCCCGTTCAAGCTGACCAAGCTGGTGCCGCGCGAGCTCGCCGAGCTCACCAAGAACCCGGACTACTGGAACAAGAAGCGCATTCCCAAGGTCGACAAGCTCGTGCTGGTGCCGATGCCGGAAGCGCTGACGCGCACCAACGCGCTGCTCGCGGGTCAGGTCGATCTGATCGAGACGCCGGCGCCGGACGCCGTGCCGCAGCTGAAAGCGGCCGGCATGAAGATCGTCGACAACGTCACGCCGCATGTCTGGAATTATCATCTCAGCGTGCTGCCGGGCTCGCCCTGGACCGACATCCGCCTGCGCAAGGCGCTGAACCTCGCGATCGATCGCGAAGGCGTGGTCGGCCTGATGAACGGACTCGCCAAGCCCGCCAAGGGCCAGGTCGACCCGTCGAGCCCGTGGTTCGGCAAGCCGACGTTCGAGCTGAAATACGATCTCGCGGCGGCGAAGAAGCTGGTCGAAGAGGCCGGCTACTCCAAGGAAAAACCGCTGAAGACCACCTTCATCATCGCGCAGGGCGGCACCGGCCAGATGCTGTCGCTGCCGATGAATGAATTCCTGCAACAGAGCTTCAAGGAGATCGGCATCGACATCGACTTCAAGGTGGTCGAGCTCGAGACGCTCTATACGCATTGGCGCAAGGGCGCGGCCGACGAGATCAACGCCGGCATCACCGCCAACAACATCGCCTATGTCACCTCCGATCCGCTCTACGCCATCGTCCGCTTCTTCGCCTCCGACCAGATGGCGCCGGTCGGCGTCAACTGGGGCGGCTACAAGAACCCGAAGGTCGACGCGCTGATCACCGAAGCCAAGCAGACTTTTGATACCGCCAAGCAGGACGAGCTGATCGCGCAGGCGCACGCTTTGATCGTCGACGACGCTGCGCTGGTCTGGGTGGTCCACGACACCAACCCGCACGCGCTGTCGCCCAAGATCAAGCAGTTCGTGCAGGCGCAGCACTGGTTCCAGGATCTGACGACGATCGGGGTGGAGTGA
- a CDS encoding CHASE2 domain-containing protein, whose product MKRLKILRRWFARKFGFARMVCLVLLIGFAGLRVWDPPPVQELRLRTFDMFQLIDPRDKKGVRPVTIIDIDDKSLARFGQWPWPRTRIADMIINLTGNGAVAIGFDVVFSEADRLNPDLVAGQMRYLDDATRTRLRELPSNDQILSDAIRRSRVVLGETGQPEVGSELDKTLPFTGVATVGEENAEKFLFEFPGLLRNVPVIEKVAAGRGLFTIRTERDGLIRRVPMIMRAQDNIMPSLSLEILRVITGTPTLLVRTDKTGVRAIRLKGVEIPTDKNGQLWVHYAPHDPSIYVSAADVLDNTVPASKIAGKLVLIGTSAVGLNDIKTTPVSRAMPGVEIHAQVLESVLSGAVISQPNYALGVELLAALIIGLLVIIFTPNLGPVRLVLAGAMFAAVLVGTSWFFYAQYRYLIDFTYPLLSTTAIYLTFIFASFVREQRQRKEIRGIFAQYMSPVLVEQMAQSPEKVVLGGEEREMTIMFSDVRGFTTISESYKHDPQGLIALMNRFLTPLTDVIIEEKGYVDKYMGDAIMAFWNAPLDDAEHEVNACEAAIQMLEKIDVVNKAREQEAADGGHVYIPLNVGIGLNTGIGVVGNMGSDLKKNYSVLGDSVNLASRLEGQTKEYGFPIIVGSRTALAAKDKFAILELDFIMVKGKSEPEVIYAIAGREDVMHSAAFQRLRNITIEMLSCYRSRDWQGALDAIERGRKSEDADTLEKLFKLYEARIKDFQLDPPPEGWTGAFALLTK is encoded by the coding sequence ATGAAGCGCCTCAAGATCCTCCGGCGTTGGTTCGCGCGAAAATTCGGCTTTGCGCGGATGGTCTGCCTCGTGCTGCTGATCGGGTTTGCCGGCCTGCGCGTCTGGGATCCGCCGCCGGTCCAGGAGCTGCGGCTGCGCACCTTCGACATGTTCCAGCTGATCGACCCGCGCGACAAGAAGGGGGTCCGGCCGGTCACCATCATCGACATCGACGACAAGAGCCTTGCCAGGTTTGGCCAATGGCCGTGGCCGCGGACGCGGATCGCGGACATGATCATCAACCTCACCGGCAACGGCGCGGTCGCGATCGGCTTCGACGTCGTGTTCTCCGAGGCCGACAGGCTCAATCCGGATCTGGTCGCCGGCCAGATGCGCTATCTCGACGATGCCACCCGCACCAGGCTGCGCGAGCTGCCGAGCAACGACCAGATCCTCAGTGACGCCATCAGGCGCTCGCGCGTCGTGCTGGGCGAGACGGGACAGCCGGAGGTCGGCTCCGAGCTCGACAAGACGCTTCCCTTCACCGGCGTCGCGACGGTCGGCGAAGAGAACGCCGAGAAGTTCCTGTTCGAATTCCCCGGCCTCTTGCGCAACGTGCCGGTGATCGAGAAGGTCGCCGCCGGCCGCGGCCTGTTCACGATCCGGACCGAGCGCGACGGCCTGATCCGGCGGGTGCCGATGATCATGCGAGCGCAAGACAATATCATGCCCTCGCTCAGCCTCGAGATCCTGCGCGTCATCACCGGCACGCCGACGTTGCTGGTCAGGACCGACAAGACCGGCGTGCGGGCGATCCGGCTCAAGGGCGTCGAGATTCCGACCGACAAGAACGGTCAGCTCTGGGTGCACTACGCCCCACATGATCCCTCGATCTACGTCTCGGCCGCCGACGTGCTCGACAACACCGTGCCGGCGAGCAAGATCGCCGGCAAGCTGGTGCTGATCGGCACCTCCGCGGTCGGGCTCAACGACATCAAGACCACGCCGGTGTCCCGGGCCATGCCGGGCGTCGAGATCCACGCTCAGGTGCTCGAAAGCGTGCTGAGCGGCGCGGTGATCTCGCAGCCGAACTACGCGCTCGGCGTCGAATTGCTCGCCGCCCTCATCATCGGCCTTCTCGTCATCATCTTCACGCCGAATCTCGGACCGGTGCGCCTGGTGCTCGCGGGTGCGATGTTTGCCGCCGTGCTGGTTGGCACGTCCTGGTTCTTTTACGCGCAGTACCGCTACCTGATCGACTTCACCTATCCGCTGCTGTCGACCACCGCGATCTACCTGACCTTCATCTTCGCGAGCTTCGTGCGCGAGCAGCGGCAGCGCAAGGAGATCCGCGGCATCTTCGCGCAATACATGTCGCCGGTTCTGGTCGAGCAGATGGCGCAGTCGCCGGAGAAGGTCGTGCTCGGCGGCGAGGAACGCGAGATGACGATCATGTTCTCCGACGTGCGCGGCTTCACCACGATCTCGGAGAGTTACAAGCACGATCCGCAAGGGCTGATCGCGCTGATGAACCGCTTCCTGACGCCGCTCACCGACGTGATCATCGAAGAGAAGGGCTACGTCGACAAGTACATGGGCGACGCCATCATGGCGTTCTGGAACGCGCCGCTCGACGATGCCGAGCACGAGGTCAACGCCTGCGAGGCCGCGATCCAGATGCTGGAGAAGATCGACGTGGTCAACAAGGCGCGCGAGCAGGAGGCGGCCGACGGCGGCCATGTCTACATCCCGCTCAATGTCGGCATCGGTCTCAACACCGGCATCGGCGTGGTCGGCAACATGGGCTCCGACCTGAAGAAGAACTATTCGGTGCTCGGCGACAGCGTGAACCTTGCCTCGCGCCTGGAAGGCCAGACCAAGGAATACGGTTTTCCGATCATCGTCGGTTCGCGAACGGCGCTTGCCGCCAAGGACAAGTTCGCGATCCTCGAGCTCGACTTCATCATGGTCAAGGGCAAGAGCGAGCCCGAGGTGATCTATGCGATCGCCGGCCGCGAGGACGTGATGCATTCGGCCGCCTTCCAGCGCCTGCGCAACATCACCATCGAGATGCTGTCTTGCTACCGCAGCCGCGACTGGCAGGGCGCACTGGACGCGATCGAACGCGGCCGCAAGAGCGAGGACGCCGACACGCTGGAAAAGCTGTTCAAGCTTTACGAAGCGCGCATCAAGGATTTCCAGCTCGATCCACCGCCGGAGGGCTGGACCGGGGCGTTTGCGCTGCTGACGAAGTAG